Part of the Thermococcus barophilus MP genome, CCGCTTTTCTGAAGATTTGGACTACACTTTGACTGGGAAAGTTAGTGAAGACAAGCTTAAGGAGAGACTTGAAAGAATGCTGGAGTTCGCAAACGCTGGCCCAGTGGAGTTTTTGGGATTGGAATTTGAGCTCCGCTATGGAGTCAGGAACTTTGAAGGAGAACTGCTGGGGTTTGAAGTTAAGATCCCGTTCAGACTTGTTAGGAGAACTGGAACCCCATCAAAGATAAAGATGGACATCACGTTGGAAAAATATGAGAAGATTGTACTCCCGTTGCAGGAGAAGGAGTTACTTCATGAATATTCTGATGCAGACAAGTTTTCACTGGTAAGGCTGAAATCCTATAGTTTGGAGGAAATTTTTACCGAGAAAGTTCGCTCGCTCTTCCAGAGAACAAGACCAAGAGATTTGTATGATGTGTGGAAATTAAAGGATATCATCGAATTAGAGACTGCTTTTAGCATTCTTCCCGAAAAGTTCAGACTTAAGAATGTCCAGTTTGAGCTGGAAATCTTTAAAGAACGTAGAATCTATTATGAGAGAGCTTGGGAGAGAAGTTTAGCCCATCAAATAAACCCACTCCCAGAATTTGATAAAGTCTGGAATGATGTTCTAAAATTCTTGGAGGAACTCAAGGAGAGTGTTAAGCTATGAGAATTAAAGCTGTTGTTTATTCCCGTGTGAGTACTGAGGAGCAAAATCCAAAGGCTCAACTTGAAGTGGTCCTACAATACGCCCAGGAGAGGGGTTATGGGGTTGTAAAAATTTTTGAGGAACATATTAGTGGGAGCACAGACCCACTGGAGAGACCAGTTTTTAAGAGCTTCTAAAATTCGTGAAAGAGAATGACATTGGGGTTATTATTCTATATGATCTCACCAGATTTACAGGGCTGCAAGCCCTACCACAGCCCTCAACAAGCTCAGACAGATTATGGATGAGTATGAAGTGTTTTTGACTTGCAAGAGAGCCTGAAATAGAGGATCCGCTCTTTCGAGAATTCTGGATGTTTGTCAAGAGCTGGTTTGCCAGCTATGAGCGTTTGCAGATTAGTTTGAGGACAAAGTACGGCCTGATGAGGCTTAAGAAGGAGGGGAAGCTTTACCACAAGCCCTCAATTGTTCACTATTATGCTGCCTGGCTTTATGATAAGGACTTTAGTGAGCTTACTAAAGAGGAACTTGAGAGTGCAAGAAAGCAGTTAGTAAAGATTGTAAAGAAGTACTGGGATAATCCTGCCGTAAAGAAGACAAAGATTGGGGAGTTGCTAAGGCAGAATGAATTAAGAGAGATGTACATAAGATTCCCAAAGGCTCCAGACAGTTATTTTACTTGGAGACGGCTCTTGAAATAATTTTGTTACTAAATTTTTTATTATTTTGTATACTCTAGAGTCCAAGATCCCAAGAGATTTTTTGAATTAAGGACTCACCTAAGTTCCCTTTCCTGTAATGCTCCAAATATAAAGGTATAAATCCAGTCCTTAATATAGAAACAGCTTCTTTTTTTCTTAACTTAGGACGAACATATTTTATAAATAGACATCTCGATTCTTTATACCCACGTAAAGCATTGAGTACTATATTTGAAATATAATCCGCAACTTGAATCCCAAAAGAATATGTAGAAACTTCAAATGCTATTGAATCCTTTATGTGAGAG contains:
- a CDS encoding recombinase family protein, whose translation is MRIKAVVYSRVSTEEQNPKAQLEVVLQYAQERGYGVVKIFEEHISGSTDPLERPVFKSF
- a CDS encoding nucleotidyl transferase AbiEii/AbiGii toxin family protein produces the protein MVIDEIKRKSFELGLPISTIEKDYVIGWILYGVWRSGLWKDLAFKGGTCLKKAYFSDYRFSEDLDYTLTGKVSEDKLKERLERMLEFANAGPVEFLGLEFELRYGVRNFEGELLGFEVKIPFRLVRRTGTPSKIKMDITLEKYEKIVLPLQEKELLHEYSDADKFSLVRLKSYSLEEIFTEKVRSLFQRTRPRDLYDVWKLKDIIELETAFSILPEKFRLKNVQFELEIFKERRIYYERAWERSLAHQINPLPEFDKVWNDVLKFLEELKESVKL
- a CDS encoding recombinase family protein; protein product: MFVKSWFASYERLQISLRTKYGLMRLKKEGKLYHKPSIVHYYAAWLYDKDFSELTKEELESARKQLVKIVKKYWDNPAVKKTKIGELLRQNELREMYIRFPKAPDSYFTWRRLLK